A window of Thermodesulfovibrionales bacterium contains these coding sequences:
- the kdpA gene encoding potassium-transporting ATPase subunit KdpA yields MQYTGMTFDIAQIFALLVLLTLLVRPLGGYMKKAYEGERTFLTSAFGPLERLLYRVARIRPDDEMNWKRYALSMLIFNFVGLVVMLAVLMLQGYLPLNPGKFPGFSWHLAINTAVSFVTNTNWQAYSGETAVSYLTQVIVLAVHNFLSAATGMAIVIAFIRGLARRTAETIGNFWVDMTRSVVYVLLPISLIAALVLVSQGVIQNFSPYKTVQLVEPTRYEKPKLDDQGNPVKDEKGRAVTEKLALKEQTLPMGPVASQEAIKELGTNGGGFFNANSAHPYENPTPLSNFLEILLILSIPAALTNTFGRMVGKTRQGWAIYTAMMVILIVAVGALYWAEYSGNPLLQRLGAPGANMEGKEIRFGLGGTSLFTSATTGTSCGAVVAMHDSLTPLGGMIPLMLILSGEVVFGGVGSGLYTMLAFVIISVFTAGLMIGRIPEYLGKKIEVREMWMSVITVLTAGVVILPFVAIALITPSAVSSMANPGPHGLSEVLYAFASMANNNGSAFAGLNANTVFYNLMGSLAMLAGRFGPAIAILAMAGSLVKKKHVPASVGTLPTDQLPFIFWLVSVILIVGALTFFPVLALGPIVEHMIMQGGV; encoded by the coding sequence ATGCAATACACAGGCATGACATTTGATATTGCCCAGATCTTTGCGTTGTTGGTTCTGCTCACGCTCCTTGTAAGGCCTCTCGGCGGGTATATGAAGAAGGCATACGAAGGCGAAAGGACTTTTCTTACGTCGGCGTTCGGCCCTTTGGAAAGACTCCTTTACAGGGTGGCACGCATCAGACCTGACGATGAGATGAACTGGAAGCGCTATGCTCTTTCTATGCTCATCTTCAACTTCGTGGGGCTGGTGGTGATGCTTGCGGTACTGATGCTGCAAGGGTATTTGCCGCTCAACCCCGGTAAGTTTCCGGGTTTTTCCTGGCATCTGGCGATCAATACAGCCGTGAGTTTCGTCACGAACACCAACTGGCAGGCGTATAGCGGTGAAACCGCTGTGAGCTATCTCACGCAGGTGATCGTCCTCGCAGTGCATAACTTTCTTTCGGCTGCTACGGGAATGGCTATCGTCATAGCCTTCATTCGCGGGCTCGCCCGGAGGACCGCAGAAACGATAGGCAATTTCTGGGTGGATATGACGAGGAGCGTTGTCTATGTCCTCCTGCCGATATCTCTTATCGCCGCTCTCGTGCTCGTTTCTCAGGGCGTCATCCAGAACTTCAGCCCTTACAAGACAGTCCAACTGGTGGAACCGACTCGCTACGAGAAGCCGAAGCTCGATGACCAGGGCAACCCCGTGAAAGACGAAAAAGGACGGGCTGTGACCGAGAAGCTGGCACTGAAGGAGCAGACACTGCCTATGGGACCGGTCGCGTCTCAGGAGGCGATAAAGGAACTGGGGACAAACGGGGGCGGTTTCTTCAACGCAAACTCAGCTCACCCCTATGAGAATCCGACGCCGCTCTCCAACTTTCTCGAAATCCTCCTCATCCTCTCTATCCCTGCTGCCCTCACGAATACCTTCGGTCGCATGGTCGGCAAGACGCGGCAGGGGTGGGCCATTTACACGGCGATGATGGTCATCCTCATTGTGGCGGTCGGTGCGCTTTATTGGGCTGAATACAGCGGCAATCCTCTGCTTCAAAGGCTGGGTGCGCCGGGTGCCAACATGGAGGGCAAGGAGATACGATTCGGCCTCGGTGGCACCTCCCTCTTCACGAGCGCAACTACCGGCACGTCGTGCGGGGCGGTAGTTGCGATGCATGACTCATTGACACCCCTCGGCGGGATGATCCCTCTCATGCTCATCCTCTCGGGCGAGGTTGTCTTTGGAGGAGTCGGATCGGGCCTTTATACCATGCTCGCATTCGTCATCATCTCGGTCTTCACTGCAGGCCTCATGATCGGCAGGATCCCAGAATATCTCGGGAAAAAGATCGAGGTCAGGGAGATGTGGATGTCCGTGATCACCGTCCTTACTGCGGGGGTCGTCATCCTCCCGTTTGTCGCGATAGCACTGATCACGCCCTCAGCGGTGAGTTCCATGGCAAACCCCGGTCCGCACGGCCTGAGCGAGGTCCTCTACGCCTTTGCTTCAATGGCCAACAACAACGGCAGCGCATTTGCCGGCCTGAACGCGAATACCGTCTTCTATAACCTGATGGGTTCTCTCGCAATGCTTGCGGGACGATTCGGTCCGGCTATCGCAATTCTGGCCATGGCCGGTTCCCTCGTGAAGAAGAAGCATGTCCCTGCCAGCGTCGGCACGCTCCCGACGGATCAGCTTCCCTTCATATTCTGGCTCGTATCGGTCATCCTGATTGTCGGGGCTTTGACCTTCTTCCCGGTCCTCGCCCTTGGGCCGATTGTGGAACATATGATCATGCAGGGAGGCGTATAG
- the kdpB gene encoding potassium-transporting ATPase subunit KdpB, translated as MAKHGEKSKGIFDPKLLKAAFIDSFRKLDPRALWRNPVMLSVEIGSVITTVNFIYNLASGRGEPAWFTGAVSAWLWLTVLFATFAESLAEGRGKARAESMKKTRTEIMAKKLKKPEPGGQYELVPSTQLRKGDVILVEAKDLVAGDGEVIAGAALVNEAAVTGESAPVVRESGGDRSAVTGGTQVIANSIVVRITANPGETFLDRMIAMVEGAKRRKTPNEIALEVLLVALTVVFFLVVVNLSPLSVYSVKAMGQGQPVTLVVLVSLFVCLIPTTIAALLPAIGIAGMDRLFQRNVIALSGRAIEAAGDVNVLLLDKTGTITLGDRQAVAFIPVSGYSDREVADAALMASMTDETPEGRSIVVLAKQKYDLRMRELPPNAETIPFSAETRISGANVAGRAYRKGAADAIMRHVEGGGGIVPQDLHGIVTEIAKSGGTPLVACCDKDILGVINLKDILKGGIRERFLQLRNMGIKTVMITGDNPLTAAAIATEAEVDDFLAEAKPEDKLRLIRENQQQGYMVAMTGDGTNDAPALAQADVAVAMNTGTQPAREAANIIDLDSNPTKLLDIVEIGKQILMTRGTLTTFSISNDVAKYFAIIPAAFAAVYPQLGILNVMHLANPFSAILSAVIFNAIIIPLLIPLALKGTPYRPMHAEKLLIYNLLIYGVGGLLAPFAGIKLIDALINALI; from the coding sequence ATGGCGAAACATGGAGAGAAGAGCAAGGGAATATTCGATCCGAAACTGTTAAAGGCAGCGTTTATAGATTCGTTCAGGAAGCTCGACCCGAGGGCCCTCTGGAGGAACCCGGTCATGCTGTCGGTCGAAATCGGCAGCGTGATCACAACGGTCAATTTCATCTACAATCTGGCGAGCGGAAGAGGGGAGCCTGCCTGGTTCACCGGGGCTGTTTCAGCGTGGCTCTGGCTGACGGTTCTCTTCGCCACCTTTGCGGAGTCCCTCGCGGAAGGACGCGGCAAGGCCCGCGCAGAGTCTATGAAGAAAACACGAACCGAAATTATGGCGAAAAAATTGAAGAAGCCCGAACCGGGCGGGCAGTACGAACTTGTCCCCTCGACGCAACTGCGCAAGGGAGACGTGATACTCGTCGAAGCGAAGGATCTGGTCGCCGGTGATGGCGAAGTTATCGCCGGCGCCGCGCTCGTCAACGAGGCGGCTGTCACCGGGGAGTCTGCACCCGTGGTCAGGGAATCCGGGGGAGACCGCAGCGCTGTGACGGGCGGCACTCAGGTGATAGCGAACAGCATTGTCGTCCGAATAACGGCGAATCCCGGCGAGACCTTCCTCGACCGCATGATCGCGATGGTTGAGGGCGCGAAGCGACGGAAGACGCCGAACGAGATAGCATTGGAGGTTCTTCTCGTTGCGCTGACCGTCGTCTTCTTCCTCGTCGTGGTGAATCTTAGTCCGCTTTCGGTTTATAGCGTCAAGGCGATGGGGCAGGGCCAGCCGGTTACGCTGGTGGTTCTCGTCTCCTTATTCGTCTGTCTGATACCGACGACGATCGCGGCGCTCCTTCCCGCCATCGGCATCGCGGGAATGGACCGTCTGTTCCAGAGGAATGTCATAGCCCTCTCCGGCAGGGCGATAGAGGCCGCAGGGGACGTCAATGTGCTGCTCTTAGATAAGACCGGCACGATTACCCTCGGAGATCGCCAGGCGGTCGCCTTCATACCCGTATCAGGGTATTCCGACAGGGAAGTCGCTGATGCGGCACTCATGGCTTCGATGACGGACGAAACCCCCGAGGGTCGGAGCATTGTGGTTCTTGCGAAGCAGAAGTATGATCTCCGCATGCGGGAATTGCCGCCGAATGCCGAAACGATACCCTTCAGTGCCGAGACGAGGATTAGCGGGGCAAATGTGGCGGGGCGGGCTTATCGGAAAGGCGCCGCCGATGCGATCATGCGCCATGTCGAGGGCGGCGGCGGAATCGTACCCCAAGACCTCCACGGGATTGTCACGGAAATCGCGAAGTCGGGAGGGACGCCGCTTGTGGCGTGCTGTGATAAGGATATCCTCGGTGTCATTAATCTCAAGGACATATTGAAGGGGGGCATCCGCGAACGATTCCTCCAGCTGAGAAACATGGGGATTAAGACCGTGATGATCACCGGCGACAATCCTCTCACGGCAGCGGCCATCGCTACTGAAGCAGAGGTGGACGACTTCCTGGCCGAGGCGAAGCCCGAGGACAAACTGAGGCTCATCCGGGAGAACCAGCAGCAGGGGTACATGGTAGCGATGACCGGCGACGGCACCAACGATGCCCCCGCTCTTGCGCAGGCCGATGTCGCGGTGGCGATGAATACCGGGACACAGCCTGCGAGGGAGGCGGCAAACATCATCGACCTTGACAGCAACCCGACGAAATTGCTCGACATCGTCGAGATCGGCAAGCAGATCCTCATGACGAGGGGGACGCTCACGACCTTCAGTATCTCAAATGATGTGGCAAAGTATTTTGCGATCATCCCCGCCGCCTTTGCCGCAGTCTACCCGCAGCTCGGGATCTTGAACGTGATGCACCTCGCCAATCCGTTCAGCGCAATCCTTTCGGCCGTTATCTTCAATGCGATCATCATTCCGCTCCTGATTCCGCTCGCGTTGAAGGGGACACCGTACCGGCCGATGCACGCTGAAAAGCTGCTCATCTATAACCTTTTGATATACG